A portion of the Paenibacillus marchantiae genome contains these proteins:
- the mscL gene encoding large conductance mechanosensitive channel protein MscL: protein MKGVLKEFKEFAVRGNVIDLAVGVIIGAAFGKIVTSLVNDIIMPPVGKLLGGVDFSQKIINLDWDMKTASGQEITTLAQANEAGATVIAYGQFINVMIDFLIVAFCIFMLVKGINYIKSKEHKKPEPQKTTKACKYCLSEIPAAATRCSHCTSELEAEGNGATA, encoded by the coding sequence ATGAAAGGCGTACTAAAGGAATTTAAAGAATTTGCTGTACGTGGCAACGTCATCGATTTGGCAGTAGGTGTCATAATCGGGGCTGCTTTTGGTAAAATTGTCACGTCCCTCGTGAATGATATTATCATGCCACCGGTAGGTAAACTGCTTGGGGGTGTTGATTTCAGTCAGAAAATCATTAATCTGGATTGGGATATGAAAACTGCCAGTGGACAGGAGATCACAACTCTCGCTCAAGCCAATGAGGCTGGCGCTACGGTGATTGCATATGGGCAGTTCATCAACGTGATGATTGATTTTCTCATCGTCGCTTTCTGTATTTTCATGCTGGTGAAGGGTATCAATTACATCAAAAGCAAAGAACACAAAAAGCCCGAGCCGCAAAAAACGACCAAGGCTTGCAAATATTGTCTGTCCGAAATTCCGGCTGCGGCTACTCGCTGTTCGCACTGTACTTCAGAGCTGGAAGCTGAAGGTAACGGCGCAACGGCTTAA
- a CDS encoding xanthine phosphoribosyltransferase translates to MQLLKDKVIQEGIVLSEQVLKVDSFLNHQMDPVLMKEVGKEFIRRFEGENITRVLTIESSGIAPGIMTALELNVPLIFARKQKSLTLTEDILVEKVYSFTKQETNEITVAKKFMQPGDRVLIIDDFLANGEAAFGLARIVEQVGAEVVGIGIVIEKAFQPGGRLLKEAGYRVESLVRIGALSDGQVTFADEEVTI, encoded by the coding sequence ATGCAATTGTTAAAAGACAAGGTAATACAGGAAGGCATTGTCCTGTCCGAGCAGGTACTCAAAGTGGATTCATTCCTGAACCACCAGATGGACCCGGTTTTGATGAAGGAAGTCGGTAAGGAGTTCATCCGTCGTTTTGAAGGGGAGAACATTACACGTGTACTGACGATTGAATCCTCAGGGATTGCACCAGGCATCATGACTGCGCTGGAACTCAACGTGCCGCTTATTTTTGCACGGAAGCAGAAGTCACTTACACTCACGGAAGACATTCTGGTTGAGAAAGTGTACTCCTTTACGAAGCAGGAGACCAATGAAATTACAGTTGCGAAGAAGTTCATGCAGCCTGGTGACCGTGTACTGATCATCGATGACTTTCTGGCCAATGGCGAGGCAGCATTTGGTCTGGCCCGCATTGTGGAGCAAGTAGGTGCTGAAGTGGTTGGTATTGGCATCGTGATTGAAAAGGCGTTCCAACCAGGAGGCCGCTTGCTGAAAGAAGCAGGATACCGTGTGGAATCGCTGGTTCGCATCGGGGCGTTATCAGACGGACAAGTTACGTTTGCGGACGAGGAGGTCACGATCTAA
- a CDS encoding nucleobase:cation symporter-2 family protein, protein MARERIFQRHRHPIKTFSLGLQHVLAMYAGAVVVPIIVSKALGFTTEQLTYLIAIDLLACGVATLLQVWGNRFFGVGLPVMLGCAFQAVSPMILIGMKSGVSAIYGAIIASGIFVVLFSGIFGKLIRLFPPVVTGSVVTIIGLTLIPVAFNDLGGGQGAEDFGSGVHLLLGFGVLVFIILMTRFTTGFVRSISVLIGLLVGTVAAGLMGEVNFAPIREASWFHVVQPFYFGTPTFEIVPILTMILVAIVSVAESTGVFMALGKILDKDLSSKDLARGYRAEGLAIVLGGIFNSFPYTTYSQNVGLVQMTRVKTRDVIVVAGGLLVVIGFVPKIAALAQLVPGSVLGGAMVALFGMVVSSGIRILGSQVDLNRHENLFIIACSVGMGLGVTVVPQLFAGAPDWAQIMLGNGIIAGSFTAIFMNLLFNGLGTQATAAKMAERQADVILGDNGKSA, encoded by the coding sequence ATGGCACGCGAACGTATTTTTCAGCGGCATCGTCACCCGATCAAAACCTTTTCTCTGGGTCTCCAGCACGTTCTTGCGATGTATGCAGGAGCTGTCGTTGTACCGATTATTGTCAGCAAGGCCCTTGGTTTTACTACGGAGCAGTTGACCTATCTGATTGCGATTGACCTGCTCGCCTGTGGTGTGGCAACACTGCTTCAGGTATGGGGCAATCGTTTCTTCGGAGTGGGGCTGCCCGTCATGCTTGGTTGTGCATTCCAGGCTGTATCACCGATGATTTTAATTGGGATGAAGAGCGGTGTGTCTGCCATTTATGGTGCGATCATTGCTTCAGGGATATTCGTTGTATTGTTCTCGGGCATTTTTGGCAAATTGATTCGGCTCTTCCCGCCAGTCGTCACTGGATCAGTAGTAACCATTATTGGTCTGACCCTGATTCCGGTTGCGTTCAACGATCTCGGCGGCGGTCAGGGCGCAGAAGATTTTGGCAGTGGTGTTCATCTTCTGCTCGGATTCGGCGTATTGGTGTTCATCATTCTGATGACACGGTTCACGACAGGATTCGTTCGTTCTATCTCGGTGCTGATCGGCCTTCTCGTGGGCACAGTGGCAGCAGGGCTTATGGGTGAAGTTAACTTTGCGCCAATTCGCGAAGCGAGCTGGTTTCATGTCGTGCAGCCATTTTACTTTGGTACACCGACGTTTGAGATTGTGCCGATTCTGACCATGATTCTAGTGGCGATTGTCAGCGTAGCTGAATCTACTGGTGTATTCATGGCTCTTGGAAAAATTTTGGATAAAGACCTGTCTTCCAAAGATCTGGCCCGTGGCTACCGTGCAGAAGGTTTGGCGATTGTGCTGGGTGGTATCTTCAACTCATTCCCTTACACGACCTATTCACAAAACGTAGGGCTTGTACAGATGACTCGAGTCAAAACGCGCGATGTTATCGTTGTAGCGGGTGGGCTGCTTGTGGTTATCGGCTTTGTACCGAAGATTGCTGCATTGGCACAGCTAGTTCCAGGTTCTGTTCTTGGTGGGGCCATGGTTGCATTGTTCGGTATGGTGGTATCGTCTGGTATTCGTATTCTGGGCAGCCAGGTTGATCTGAACCGTCATGAGAACCTGTTCATCATTGCCTGCTCTGTAGGCATGGGGCTGGGTGTAACGGTTGTGCCTCAATTGTTCGCAGGTGCGCCGGACTGGGCACAGATTATGCTCGGTAACGGAATTATTGCCGGTAGCTTTACGGCCATTTTCATGAATTTGCTGTTTAATGGTCTGGGTACTCAAGCAACGGCTGCCAAAATGGCTGAACGTCAAGCGGATGTGATCCTTGGAGATAACGGCAAGTCGGCGTAA
- a CDS encoding DUF4870 domain-containing protein, with the protein MSPMKSSSGLDENIAGMLCYLFTFVGGIVFLAVEKRSRFVLFHALQSVTVFGLIMVGHVLCAFLPLFGPLLASLLSLLGVVVWLLMVVTSLQGKWLKLPWVGDFAEKQMRHL; encoded by the coding sequence ATGTCCCCCATGAAATCATCAAGCGGTCTGGATGAAAATATTGCCGGCATGCTCTGTTATCTGTTCACTTTTGTAGGTGGAATCGTCTTTCTGGCTGTAGAAAAACGAAGCCGATTCGTTCTGTTTCATGCACTTCAATCCGTCACGGTATTTGGCCTCATTATGGTCGGTCATGTGTTGTGTGCATTCCTCCCACTGTTTGGGCCACTGCTGGCATCGCTATTGTCCTTGCTTGGTGTGGTGGTCTGGCTTCTCATGGTGGTGACCAGTCTGCAAGGCAAATGGCTTAAGCTGCCGTGGGTCGGAGACTTTGCAGAGAAACAGATGCGGCATCTGTAA
- the map gene encoding type I methionyl aminopeptidase has product MHVDPILKTKEEIGYMREAGRILRSCHEHIEKWLAPGVTTGDIDERVEVFLAERGATPEQKGYKGYPYATCASVNEVVCHGFPNDRKLVEGDVVTIDMVVNKDGWLADSAWTYGIGEQRRSIRKLMNRTERALHKAIAQAVPGNTLGDIGNAIERTARLYRYGIVKPLIGHGIGQYIHEPPNVLPYGKRRTGMMLTEGMVITIEPIFTKGSSGAVVWDEDGWTVRTVDGSWGVQYEHTVAITSDGPLILTDGT; this is encoded by the coding sequence ATGCATGTGGACCCTATTTTGAAAACGAAAGAAGAGATTGGCTACATGCGGGAAGCAGGACGAATCCTGCGAAGCTGTCACGAGCATATTGAAAAGTGGTTGGCCCCCGGTGTAACGACAGGAGATATTGACGAACGGGTGGAGGTTTTTTTGGCTGAAAGAGGAGCTACACCTGAGCAAAAGGGGTACAAAGGTTATCCTTACGCTACATGCGCTTCAGTTAATGAAGTGGTTTGCCACGGCTTCCCTAATGACCGGAAACTGGTCGAAGGCGATGTGGTGACCATTGATATGGTGGTGAACAAAGACGGCTGGCTTGCCGATTCTGCATGGACGTATGGGATCGGTGAACAACGCAGGTCCATACGCAAACTAATGAATCGAACGGAAAGGGCGCTTCATAAGGCGATAGCACAGGCAGTGCCAGGAAATACGCTGGGGGATATCGGTAACGCGATTGAACGGACAGCGAGGCTGTATCGTTACGGGATTGTGAAGCCTCTTATTGGTCATGGGATCGGTCAATACATCCATGAACCCCCGAATGTCCTCCCTTACGGGAAACGCAGGACGGGCATGATGCTGACAGAGGGCATGGTCATTACGATTGAGCCTATATTTACGAAAGGCAGCTCTGGAGCAGTTGTATGGGATGAGGATGGCTGGACGGTGAGAACAGTGGATGGAAGCTGGGGCGTCCAGTATGAGCATACGGTAGCCATAACAAGTGATGGTCCTCTTATACTAACTGACGGGACTTAG
- the coxB gene encoding cytochrome c oxidase subunit II: MMKQWQVAKRILPLLAVFSLLLSACGREDLSVMKPQGPVAQGQYDLMKLSIAIMIVVLIIVFAIAAYVLIRFRRRAGQNEMPEQVEGNFKLEVIWTAIPLLLVIVLAVPTVKTIFAQGEDLSNDKNAIQVKVTSHQYWWEFTYPQYDVTTAQDLIIPTGKKIAFELKTADVLHSFWVPSLAGKMDTNPDGTLNKFSFSAPNEGVYRGKCAELCGRSHAFMEFKVKAVSQESFDKWVNEMKAPAVLPEDTQLAEKFKTNCLSCHAVGDQGGPVAPNLTGIGGKQSVAGILLNQGEGQEDGNPVLDNMKEWLHDPQSVKPGNTMPNPKDLGLTDEEIDGIAEYLANYKLDYE, encoded by the coding sequence ATGATGAAACAGTGGCAGGTTGCAAAGCGAATTCTCCCCTTGCTGGCGGTGTTCTCTTTGCTGCTATCCGCATGCGGGCGGGAAGACTTGTCGGTAATGAAACCTCAGGGTCCTGTGGCGCAAGGCCAATATGATCTGATGAAGCTGTCCATTGCGATTATGATCGTGGTGCTCATCATTGTATTTGCTATTGCTGCGTATGTGTTGATCCGGTTTCGGAGACGAGCCGGGCAGAATGAAATGCCCGAACAGGTTGAAGGTAATTTCAAGCTGGAAGTAATATGGACAGCCATTCCGTTGCTGCTCGTAATTGTTCTGGCAGTACCGACGGTAAAAACGATTTTTGCCCAAGGCGAAGATCTGTCCAACGACAAAAATGCAATTCAGGTCAAAGTCACCTCGCATCAGTACTGGTGGGAATTCACTTATCCTCAATATGACGTAACCACCGCTCAAGATCTCATCATCCCGACCGGAAAGAAAATCGCATTCGAATTGAAAACCGCTGACGTGCTTCACTCCTTCTGGGTGCCGTCACTTGCGGGTAAAATGGACACAAACCCGGATGGAACGCTTAACAAGTTCAGCTTCTCGGCGCCAAATGAAGGCGTTTACCGAGGCAAATGTGCTGAATTATGCGGCAGGTCGCATGCCTTCATGGAATTCAAGGTAAAAGCGGTCAGTCAGGAATCCTTTGACAAATGGGTTAACGAAATGAAAGCCCCGGCGGTACTTCCGGAAGATACCCAATTGGCTGAGAAGTTCAAAACGAACTGCCTTTCTTGCCATGCAGTTGGGGATCAGGGCGGGCCAGTTGCGCCTAACCTTACAGGTATCGGCGGCAAGCAATCCGTGGCAGGTATTCTGCTGAATCAGGGCGAAGGCCAGGAAGACGGTAATCCGGTGCTGGATAACATGAAAGAATGGCTCCATGATCCACAATCCGTGAAGCCGGGCAATACAATGCCTAATCCGAAAGACCTTGGACTCACAGATGAAGAAATCGACGGAATTGCCGAATATCTGGCCAACTACAAATTGGACTATGAATAG
- the ctaD gene encoding cytochrome c oxidase subunit I: MDWITTVDHKKIAVLYLIAGGFFFGIGGIEAILIRIQLMKPMNDFVSAQVFNELITMHGTTMIFLGVMPIIFALMNAVVPLQIGARDVAFPFVNALGFWTFLFGGLLLNLSWLMGGAPDAGWTSYTPLSGSEYSGTHGVDFYTIGLQIAGLGTLIGGINFLATIITMRAPGMSYMRMPMFTWTTFITSAIILFAFPAITVGLVLLTFDRILGANFFDVAGGGNPVLWQHIFWIFGHPEVYILILPAFGIISEVIPTFARKRLFGYSSMVFATILIAFLGFMVWAHHMFTTGLGTVANALFSISTMLIAVPTGIKIFNWLFTMWGGQIRFTAANLFAVGFVPTFVMGGVTGVMLASAPADFQFHDTYFVVAHFHYVIVGGLVLGLFSGLHYWWPKMFGRVLSETLGKWTFWTFMIGFQLTFFVQHFLGLMGMQRRIVTYLPNQDFDLLNLVSSVGAFLMGVGVIMFLVNIVITTRKPVDAPNDPWEDGRTLEWSIPSPPPEYNFKQTPLVRGIDAYWKEKMAGHTEMTPAEPVGSIHMPSATPLPFVMSVGIFIAGLGLMFSKDDFGNAFMNGLFNNYIVVIIGLLITFGAMALRSLYDDHGWHIEPEDQDEKGVRT, translated from the coding sequence ATGGATTGGATCACCACCGTCGATCACAAAAAAATCGCCGTTCTCTATTTGATTGCGGGTGGATTTTTCTTCGGAATCGGCGGCATTGAAGCCATTTTGATTCGGATTCAGTTAATGAAACCGATGAATGATTTTGTGTCGGCACAGGTCTTCAACGAATTGATTACGATGCACGGAACAACGATGATTTTCCTTGGTGTTATGCCTATTATTTTTGCACTTATGAATGCCGTTGTACCTTTGCAAATTGGGGCACGGGACGTTGCTTTCCCTTTTGTTAACGCGCTTGGTTTCTGGACGTTCCTGTTTGGCGGACTGCTCTTGAACCTGAGCTGGTTGATGGGAGGGGCACCGGATGCCGGCTGGACTTCGTATACGCCACTCTCTGGCAGCGAGTACAGTGGGACGCACGGTGTGGATTTCTACACGATAGGTCTCCAGATCGCCGGTCTAGGGACACTCATCGGGGGCATTAACTTTCTTGCGACCATCATTACGATGCGTGCGCCGGGAATGTCCTATATGCGGATGCCGATGTTTACCTGGACCACATTTATTACATCAGCCATTATCCTTTTTGCATTCCCTGCCATTACGGTAGGACTTGTATTGTTAACGTTTGACCGTATACTGGGAGCCAATTTCTTCGATGTTGCAGGTGGCGGTAACCCGGTACTCTGGCAGCATATCTTCTGGATCTTCGGGCACCCGGAAGTATACATTCTCATCCTGCCGGCTTTTGGTATTATCTCGGAGGTTATTCCAACCTTTGCACGTAAAAGATTATTCGGTTACAGCTCCATGGTGTTTGCAACCATCCTGATCGCCTTCTTAGGATTCATGGTATGGGCGCATCACATGTTTACGACTGGTCTGGGAACAGTCGCCAATGCATTGTTCTCGATCTCAACCATGTTGATTGCTGTACCAACAGGGATCAAAATATTTAACTGGCTCTTTACGATGTGGGGCGGACAGATTCGTTTTACGGCAGCAAACCTGTTTGCTGTTGGATTCGTTCCAACCTTCGTTATGGGCGGGGTTACTGGTGTCATGTTGGCCTCAGCGCCTGCGGATTTCCAGTTCCATGATACGTACTTTGTTGTGGCTCACTTCCATTACGTTATCGTTGGTGGATTGGTGCTAGGTTTGTTCTCTGGATTACATTACTGGTGGCCGAAGATGTTCGGTCGCGTCCTGAGCGAAACGCTCGGAAAGTGGACCTTCTGGACATTCATGATCGGTTTCCAATTAACGTTCTTCGTACAGCATTTCCTTGGTTTAATGGGGATGCAGCGCCGGATCGTTACATACTTGCCGAATCAGGATTTTGACCTGCTTAACCTGGTCAGTTCTGTTGGTGCATTCCTAATGGGTGTTGGGGTTATCATGTTCCTCGTGAACATCGTGATTACAACGAGAAAACCAGTTGATGCGCCGAATGATCCGTGGGAAGATGGTCGTACGTTGGAATGGTCAATCCCATCTCCGCCACCGGAATACAACTTTAAGCAGACGCCTCTGGTACGTGGAATCGATGCGTATTGGAAGGAAAAGATGGCTGGACATACGGAGATGACACCGGCCGAACCTGTTGGTTCGATTCATATGCCATCAGCGACTCCACTGCCGTTTGTTATGTCTGTCGGTATATTCATTGCCGGACTTGGTCTCATGTTCAGCAAAGATGATTTTGGCAATGCGTTTATGAACGGATTGTTTAACAATTACATTGTAGTCATTATTGGCCTTCTGATTACATTTGGTGCGATGGCGCTGCGGTCACTCTATGATGATCATGGCTGGCATATTGAACCGGAGGATCAGGATGAGAAGGGGGTTAGAACATGA
- a CDS encoding cytochrome (ubi)quinol oxidase subunit III: MTTPHAEPVNGKLPHEPEKATLEGRNKLVGFWLFLGGETVLFGTLFATFLALRGQTNDGPTANELFHLPLVAAATFILLVSSLTSVFAIQAMHKGKRNALALWLGITVVLGLGFLGLEIYEFYEYVKHKEFGMTTSAFSSAFYTLVGFHGAHVAFGIMWIGLIIGQLFRKGLTVVTAPKVYVSAMYWHFIDVVWVFIFTVVYLLGKVG, translated from the coding sequence ATGACAACTCCACATGCCGAACCGGTAAACGGCAAATTGCCGCATGAGCCGGAGAAAGCAACGCTGGAAGGACGCAACAAGCTTGTCGGCTTCTGGTTGTTCCTTGGCGGCGAGACCGTATTGTTCGGAACCCTCTTCGCAACCTTTTTGGCCCTCCGTGGCCAAACGAATGACGGACCGACGGCGAATGAATTGTTTCATCTGCCACTCGTGGCTGCAGCAACCTTTATTCTCTTAGTCAGCAGTTTGACAAGTGTATTTGCCATCCAGGCTATGCATAAGGGGAAGCGCAATGCTCTTGCTCTCTGGCTTGGCATTACCGTTGTACTGGGTCTTGGATTCCTCGGTCTGGAAATCTACGAGTTCTATGAATATGTGAAACATAAAGAGTTCGGCATGACTACAAGTGCATTCAGTTCAGCGTTCTACACGCTGGTTGGGTTCCACGGAGCTCACGTTGCATTCGGTATTATGTGGATTGGGCTCATTATCGGGCAACTGTTCAGAAAAGGATTAACGGTCGTAACTGCACCTAAAGTATACGTCTCCGCAATGTACTGGCACTTTATTGACGTGGTCTGGGTGTTTATCTTTACGGTCGTGTACCTGCTCGGAAAGGTGGGGTAA
- a CDS encoding cytochrome C oxidase subunit IV family protein, translated as MSVQDKSDQQPVKHRHRAEGPQKHVVVFIFSIVLTLIAFAAAAAGGVNTTFTIIILVVMAILQVFVQLGYWMHLKDKGHLMPILFMSFGFFVAFTCIIMALYWVWW; from the coding sequence ATGTCGGTACAGGATAAGAGTGATCAGCAGCCTGTGAAGCATCGTCACCGGGCGGAAGGTCCACAGAAACACGTCGTTGTTTTTATTTTCTCGATTGTCCTGACGCTAATTGCGTTCGCGGCTGCTGCCGCGGGAGGAGTCAATACGACCTTTACCATTATTATATTGGTGGTTATGGCGATCCTTCAGGTGTTTGTACAGCTCGGTTACTGGATGCACTTGAAGGATAAAGGGCATTTAATGCCGATCCTGTTCATGAGCTTCGGATTTTTCGTAGCTTTTACGTGCATCATTATGGCACTCTATTGGGTTTGGTGGTAA
- the ctaG gene encoding cytochrome c oxidase assembly factor CtaG, whose protein sequence is MLGLQYFSFNDLWSPLIMALFLLIAAAYLVLVGPFSERIKGADQATVAQKMMFITGLTVLYLAQAGPFNLLGHVMFSFHMVSMALSYLVAPPLLMKGLPLWVWRGIIRWLPTRQLSFLAHPIVAAVLFNGLFSLYHLPVVHDYVMLNFTVHRLYYIVLFITSMLMWWTLLNPLPEGRQASGLSKIGFIFLNMVLLTPACGLIIFASEPLYATYSNPAVWAEAMRYCVSGDSTALLRSFGGPAFFNFLSSAKEDQQVGGILMKFIQEGIFVSMLAYVFFQWYRKEKREDDDDPYPVENTGGPLNPAAK, encoded by the coding sequence ATGCTCGGGTTGCAATATTTTAGTTTCAACGATTTATGGAGTCCACTTATTATGGCATTGTTTCTGCTCATTGCTGCAGCTTATCTAGTGCTCGTTGGTCCGTTCAGTGAGCGGATCAAGGGGGCAGATCAGGCTACGGTCGCACAGAAAATGATGTTTATTACTGGGCTTACCGTGTTGTATCTTGCACAAGCGGGGCCATTCAATCTGCTGGGTCATGTGATGTTCAGCTTCCATATGGTGAGTATGGCCCTGTCCTATCTGGTAGCGCCACCGCTATTGATGAAGGGATTGCCCCTCTGGGTATGGCGCGGAATCATCCGGTGGCTGCCGACACGGCAGTTATCTTTTTTGGCTCATCCGATCGTGGCGGCTGTGCTGTTTAACGGGTTGTTCTCGTTATATCATCTACCCGTGGTACATGATTACGTGATGTTAAATTTTACGGTTCACCGTTTGTATTACATTGTACTTTTCATTACTTCCATGCTGATGTGGTGGACGCTGCTCAATCCGTTGCCGGAAGGGAGACAAGCGTCGGGGCTGTCTAAGATTGGTTTTATTTTTCTGAACATGGTGCTTCTGACACCAGCTTGTGGACTGATTATTTTTGCTTCCGAACCCTTGTATGCGACCTACAGCAATCCTGCCGTATGGGCTGAGGCGATGCGGTATTGTGTATCCGGGGATTCTACGGCATTGCTGCGATCGTTCGGTGGACCGGCGTTCTTCAACTTTCTGTCCTCTGCCAAGGAGGATCAGCAGGTGGGCGGTATTTTGATGAAATTCATACAGGAAGGCATCTTCGTCTCCATGCTGGCGTATGTCTTTTTCCAATGGTACCGCAAGGAAAAACGGGAAGATGATGATGATCCGTACCCTGTAGAGAATACGGGAGGACCGCTCAATCCTGCAGCGAAATAA